Part of the Geodermatophilus obscurus DSM 43160 genome is shown below.
GACGTCCCCCTGCAGCCGCACGACGTCGGCGATCGCCTCGTCCTCGGTGCCGCGCAGCTCGGCCGCGTCGATCTCCCCGGCGGCGAAGCGGGCGCGGGCGTCGAGCAGGCGCTGCGGGCGCAGGAGGCTGCCGACGTGGTCGGCGCGGAACGGCGGTCCGGAGGTGTCGGTCATGGCCCTGAGCTTGCCCCCCGGCGCGGCGTGTCGCACCGCTCACGCCACTGCGGTGCTGCCGCCCCGCGGCGGGGTAGGCGGTGCACATGAGCGACCCCTTCGAGATCCAGGCACAGGGTGAGTCCGAGTTCGTCGTGCGGCTGCGCGGCGACGGCGGGGAGAGGGAGTCCTGGTTCCGGCTCAGCCCCGGGCTGCGTGAGGAGCTCGGCCTGGAGGTGGACGACGAGGAGCTGGTCCGGCGGACCGTCCGCTTCCTCCTCGGGCACCAGGAGGTGGCCGACTTCCCCGACATCGTCGAGATCGAGGACGTCGTCGCGGGTTACCCCGACTACCTCGACGCCGTCCGCGGCTGACCGCTCCGGGACACCACGGTGATCCGGATCGTCCGGGTACACGAGGTCGACCCCGGCGTCCCAGGGGCCCGCTTCCTCGTCGACCGGCTGTGGCCGCGCGGGGTCGCCCGGGACGCCCTGGAACTGGACGGCTGGCTCCGCGACGCCGCTCCCAGCGACGAGCTGCGCCGGTGGTTCGGCCACGACCCGGCCCGGTGGGCGGAGTTCCGCCGCCGGTACGTCGCCGAGCTCGACGCCTCCCCCGAGACCTGGGCGCCGCTGCGGGACGCAGCCGCCGAGGGTGACCTCGTCCTCCTCTACGCCGCCCGGGACCGCGAGCACAACAACGCCGTCGTCCTGCGCGACCACCTCGAGCAGGCGATCGGCGCCCCCGGACGGTGAGGTCCCGGCCGGCGACCACGGGCAGCGCTCCCCGTCGGGCCGGGTCAGGGGCCCGACGAGGAGCGCAGCGGGACGAGGTCAGCCCTTCTTGGTCCACTCGATGCGGATGTCGTCCTTCACCCGCTCGTCACGGCAGCCGTCGCGATCGGCGTCGGCGCACCAGACGACGTACTGCGTGCCCGGCTTGCTGTCGTTGTTCAGCCGGGCGTGGAACTCGAGGTCACCGGCCTTGCCCGTCCGCTGGTAGCTGGACTGGAAGCACAGGTCCATCCGGCCGTCACCGTCGGTGTCCGACAGCTTCGAGTACTCCCGTCCGCCGGCGTCCGGGTCGGGGCAGGCGCTGATGTAGCCGACCCCCGAGCTCTGGAAGGAGGCCGGGCCGTTCTTCTTCGCACCCTTGCGGTCGAGGAAGCAGGCGTCGTTGTGCACGTTGCGGTTCGTCGCACCCCGGTCGCTGAGCTGCTGCCTGTCCTCCTGGTCGGGCCGGGCGCAGGACGAGTCGTCCTCGACGTCCGGGTTCTCCGTCGGCATGCCGTTGTCGGGGTTGATGTAGGAGGCGGCGCGCACGCCGCCGTAGCCGCCGCCCCCGTAGCTCCCGCCGTCGCCACCGTGGGCCAGCGCAGGGGAGGTGCTCAGTCCCAGCGCGGCGGCGCCCATGGTCGCGATCACTGCGGTCCGGATTGCCAGTCGCATGAGGAGCTCCTTCGGTGTGGCCCGTCGTCCCGACCCGGCAGGCGCGGGTCACTGGTACGTACGGGGCCCCACTGCGATCCGTTGGAGATCCGCACGACCCTTCTGTGTCCGGGGTCATCCCCGATGGCCGCCGGTCCCCATGGAGGCCCGACGGATCATCCCGGGCGCCAGCCGGACCACACTGCTGTCCTGCTCCTCCAGCAGGGCGCGGAGGCGGATGGGGCCTGCTCGTGCGCCTGTCAGCGGTACATCGGCACCAGGACCGGGACGGCGGCGTCCCGGAAGGCCGGCGTCACCCCGTCGTCCTGACGCACCAGCTGCAGCAGCTCGGCCACCTCGTTGCCCTGGGGGTACACCGGCAGCTCCGCGATGGCGCGCAGCGACGTCAGCACCTCGTCCTGGGCCGGACCGATGACCTCCGGGTCCTGCTCGGCCCGGGCGAGGAGGTCCCGCAGGGCGCGGTCGGGCTCCGGGTCCGCCAGCTGCTCCAGGGTGGGGACGGCGGCGTCGGCGAAGACCTGGCTCAGCTCGCCCCGCGCCGCGGCGTCCCGCACGTCGGCCAGCAGCTCGGCGGCACGCTCGGCGGTCCGGTCGGCGGGGACCTCGTGGTCCAGGGCGGTGAAGGGGTCGACCAGGCCCGGTCCGGCCGGCCCGACGGCGGGCGGGTCCGCGTCCACCGTCTGCACGAGGTCGATCAGCCGGTTGGGCCGGACCATGCCGGCCAGCACCTCCTGCACCCGCTGCCCGACGGTGGGGGCGAGCGCGCCGTCCGCGACCGCGGCGCTGATGGCGTCGTGGGCGGCGACCGCGGTCGAGCGCTGTTCTCCCCCGCCGAGCACCTCCACCTGCCGGAGGTGGTCGAGCACCTCGTCCACCGCAGGTCCGGCAGCGCCAGGATCCTGCTCCTCCAGGTCCTCCAGGTCGCTGATCGTGGCCCGCAGCTGCTCGTCCGGCATCCGGGCGACGGCGGGTAGGGGCGGGAGGCTGACCGGCGCCGGGCCGGCGGAGGGGCCGGGCGCAGCGGATCCGGCTCGCGGTGTGCTCCCGGACGGGTCCCCGACGACGGTGGCGCCCGCCCAGAGCGCCAGGCCGAGGACCGCGACGACCAGCACCGTCCACGCCGACCACCTCGCCAGGCGGCGAGCGGCAGGATCGGGTCGCCGGTGGGCGGGTCCACCGGCCGGCCGGTCGGGACCACGCACAGGGTGTTCGGCTTCGGGCACGACCTGCTCCCGGATCGCGCGCGGCTCCCGCCACCGATCGGGGCGGAGGGGTCCATCGTGCACGAGCAAGGGCGGTTGCCACATCACCCGGCCGGCTCGCCGTCCTGCCGACGGTGCGGGGCTCGGGGCCGGCGACGCGCTCCGAGCCCGATGGGCACCCGGCGCGACGGGGTCCCGCAGGCGGCGTGCGGCCCGGTGGGTGGGTTTCCGTCCTGCCGGGTCACGACGGGTCGTGACGGAGGCCGGCGAGGGCCTCCGGCGGGAAGGTGCAGCCCGTGTCGCCGAGCAGCAGTGCGCGATAGGTGGCCGTGGCCGCCTCTTCCAGGTTCAGCGCCCGTCGGAAGGCCATGCCGAGGTCCGGCCCCAGCGCCGAGCAGCCGTGGTGGGACAGGACGATGCAGTCGTGCTGCCGTGCCTGCTCGGCAGCCCCGTCGGCGAGCTCGTCGGAGCCGTTCGGGGAGTACGGGACCGTGCCGACCGACCGGACGTAGCAGGCGTGGTCGAGGGTGATCAGCCGGATCCGGTGGCCGAGGGCGTCGACCAGGACGGCGTGCTGCGGGTGCAGGTGCACGACGGCGTTCACGTCTGGGCGGGTGCGGTACGTGCGCTGGTGCAGCTTCCACTCGCTCGACGGACGCTCGGCACCGGCGGTGACCTCGCCGTCCAGGGTCACCACGCTGAAGTCCGCGGGCGTCAGCCGGTCGAGCCACGTGCCGGCCGCGGTCACCACGAACTCGGTCTCCCCCGGCAGCCGAGCGGAGAGGTTGCCGCCGCTGGCCAGCACCAATCCGCGCTCCACCGCCAGGCGGCCCACCTCGACGAGCTGGTCGACCGCCTCCGCACGTGTCGCGGGTGCCCTCATGCGGCGAAGTAGGACGCCACGTCGGACGGCGCGAACCGCCCCCGGTCGGTGACCACGACGCTGACGAACCGCGCCGGGGTCACGTCGAAGGCTGGGTAGACACCGGTGACGAGTCCGGACGCCGTCCGGCGGCCGAGGCACTGCAGCACCTCCCGCCCGTCCCGGTCCTCGAGCTCGACGGCGGCCGCGTCCGGCGCGTGCCGGTCCGGGGCCTGGACGAGCGCCAGGTACGGCACGCCGAAGGTGTGCGCGGCGATCGCGATCTGCAGGGTTCCGATCTTGTTCACCACGGAGCCGTCCATGGTGACGCGGTCGGCGCCGGTCACGAAGGTGGTGACGTCGCCCCGGCTCATGAGGTGTGCGGGCATGCCGTCGGTCACCAGCCGCGTGGGGACGCCCATCTCCGCGAGGCTCTCCGCCGTCAGGCGGGCGCCCTGCAGGTAGGGCCGCGTCTCTGTGCACACGGCGTCGATGCGCTTGCCCGAGCGCAGCACCGCTGCGACGGTCTCGGTGAGATAGGACTCCGCCCAGCAGTGCGTGAGGACCGTCGCGCCGTCCGGGATCAGCGTGGCGGCGTGCTCCCCGAGGCGCCGGTGACCGGCCCGGTGCCGCTCCGCGACCGCCCGGGCAGCTCGCTCGACGGCGGCTCCCGGCAGCTCCCCGGCGTCCACCGCAGCCGTCCCGACCGCCAGCAGCTCGGCGACGACGTCCCGGATGCCGTTGTTCGTCGGTCGGGTGGACACCAGCCGGCCGCCGGCCCCGGTCAGGAACTCCCGTCGTGCGCGTGCCGTCCGGAGCCGGTCGGCCTCCCGGGCGGCGAGCGTCATCCCGCCGGCGGCCGCGAACAGCGGGCCGAGGCTCTGGGTGACCATCTCCTCGATCGCCCGGGCCACGTCCTCGTGGCTGCGGCAGGTCACCCAGGTCCGCTCGAGGGGGAAGACGCGGCGGTCCAGGATCCGGACGGCGTCCGGCTCGACGACGACGCTCTCCCCGACCAGGGTCGGAACCGGGACGTGCACGGGGTCGATCGTCGGCGGGGAGCCGGCCGACACGCGGACGGGGACAGTCACCCGACGATGATCGCGGCTGGAGCGGACGTCTGCCAGATCCCGGTGACGTGCCGCTGGCTCGGGAATCTACAGCCGCTACTGCAAGTTCATAGGGATGTCAGGACCACGACCAGACCCTCGAGAGGAGGGCGCACCATGACGCTCCCCGTCCGTTCCCCGTCCCGCTCCGCTGCGCGATGGGACCCCCTGCGTGAGCTCGACGAGCTCTACGAGCGGGTGAACACGCTGTGGCAGTCCGGGCTGAGCGGCGCCCTGGACCAGTGGTCCCCGCTGGCCGACGTCGAGGAGACCGATGACGCCTACACCGTCGAGATCGACCTCCCCGGCGTGGCGCGTGAGGACGTCGACATCCAGCTCGACGACCGCCGGCTGACCGTCTCCGGCGACATCGAGGAGAAGGAGCGCACGGGCATCCTGCACCGGCGCACCCGCAGGGTCGGCCGGTTCCACTACTCGGTGACCCTGCCGGGCGACGTCGACGCGGACGGCGTCAGCGCCCAGCTGCACGATGGCGTGCTGACGGTGCGGGTGCCGAAGTCCGCGCAGGCCAAGCCGCGGCGGATCCCCATCAGCAGCTGATTCCGGGACGGTCGTGCGCCGGTGGGCCCGCCCGGGTCCACCGGCGCGACCGTCAGGTGCCGGTGATGTGCTCCGGGCGGATCGGCACCCGGCGCAGCGGCCGCCCGCACGCGGCCCGCACCGCGGCGGCCACCGCCGGCCCGGAGGAGATCGTCGGCGGCTCCCCCACCCCGCGGACGCCGTAGGGCGCGTGCGGGTCGGCGTACTCGAGCACCTCCACCTGCATCGGCGGCACGTCGAGGATCGTCGGCAGCAGGTAGTCGGTGAACGACGGGTTGCGCACGTGGCCGTCGGTCACCACGACCTCCTCCATCAGCGCCAGCCCCATGCCCTGCGCGGACCCGCCGTGGATCTGGCCGACGACGGCGTCGGGGTTGATCGCCTTGCCCACGTCCTGGGCGGTGTCCAGGGCGACCACCTTGACCAGGCCGAGCTCGACGTCGACGTCGACCACCGCGCGGTGTGCCGAGAACGCGAACTGCACGTGCGCGTCGCCCTGGCCGGTCTCCGGGTCGACGGCGTGGGTGGGCCGGTGCCGCCACTCCACGGTCTCCTCGACTGCGTCGTCCCCGAGGACGTCGGCCAGCCCGGCGAGCACCTCCCCGCCGGCGCCGACGACCTTGTCGCCGTCCAGCGCCAGCCCGGCGACCGGCCGGCCGAGCGCGACCGCGGCCCGCTGCAGCACCGCCGTCCGCACCGCCTCGCAGGCGGCCTTGACCGCCCCGCCGGTGACGTAGGTCTGCCGGGACGCCGACGTCGACCCCGCGGAGCCGACCGCGGTGTCGGCGGGGACGACGACCACCCGCTCCACGCCGAGCTCGGTGCGGGCGATCTGCTGCTGCACGGTGACCAGCCCCTGGCCGACCTCGGCCGCGGCGGTGTGCACGGTGGCCACCGCCTCTCCGCCGGTCACCTGCAGCCGCACCCGCGCGGTGGAGTAGTCGTCGAAGCCCTCGGAGAAGCCGACGTTCTTGTAGGTGACCGAGTAGCCGACGCCGCGGCGCACACCCTCGCCGTGGGTGGTGTTGCCGACCGCGCCGGGCAGGTCCCGCAGGTCGGGCTGCCCGGGCAGCGCCGGCGGCAGCGGCAGGTCGGCGACGCGCTGCAGCAGCTCGGCGACGGGGGCGGTGGAGTCGATGACCTGGCCGGTGATGTTGCGGTCGCCCTCCTGCACGCCGTTGCGGCGGCGGATCTCCACCGGGTCGACC
Proteins encoded:
- a CDS encoding DUF488 domain-containing protein, yielding MIRIVRVHEVDPGVPGARFLVDRLWPRGVARDALELDGWLRDAAPSDELRRWFGHDPARWAEFRRRYVAELDASPETWAPLRDAAAEGDLVLLYAARDREHNNAVVLRDHLEQAIGAPGR
- a CDS encoding class II aldolase/adducin family protein is translated as MRAPATRAEAVDQLVEVGRLAVERGLVLASGGNLSARLPGETEFVVTAAGTWLDRLTPADFSVVTLDGEVTAGAERPSSEWKLHQRTYRTRPDVNAVVHLHPQHAVLVDALGHRIRLITLDHACYVRSVGTVPYSPNGSDELADGAAEQARQHDCIVLSHHGCSALGPDLGMAFRRALNLEEAATATYRALLLGDTGCTFPPEALAGLRHDPS
- a CDS encoding s-methyl-5-thioribose-1-phosphate isomerase; this translates as MTVPVRVSAGSPPTIDPVHVPVPTLVGESVVVEPDAVRILDRRVFPLERTWVTCRSHEDVARAIEEMVTQSLGPLFAAAGGMTLAAREADRLRTARARREFLTGAGGRLVSTRPTNNGIRDVVAELLAVGTAAVDAGELPGAAVERAARAVAERHRAGHRRLGEHAATLIPDGATVLTHCWAESYLTETVAAVLRSGKRIDAVCTETRPYLQGARLTAESLAEMGVPTRLVTDGMPAHLMSRGDVTTFVTGADRVTMDGSVVNKIGTLQIAIAAHTFGVPYLALVQAPDRHAPDAAAVELEDRDGREVLQCLGRRTASGLVTGVYPAFDVTPARFVSVVVTDRGRFAPSDVASYFAA
- a CDS encoding Hsp20/alpha crystallin family protein, whose amino-acid sequence is MTLPVRSPSRSAARWDPLRELDELYERVNTLWQSGLSGALDQWSPLADVEETDDAYTVEIDLPGVAREDVDIQLDDRRLTVSGDIEEKERTGILHRRTRRVGRFHYSVTLPGDVDADGVSAQLHDGVLTVRVPKSAQAKPRRIPISS
- the pucD gene encoding xanthine dehydrogenase subunit D, with product MTTTLTAARTTGRIGENAQRPDGTLKVTGEFAYASDLWHDDMVWGVTLRSPHPHARIRRIDVTEALTVPGVSAVLTADDVPGENAFGLEHADQPVLAAEFVRYEGEPVALVAADHPETARRAAARIRVDYEVLPALTDARRALDDDAPLVHPGGNLVRHLRLRRGEEHPTAPVVVSLDFEVGMQDQAFLGPESGLAVPAEDGGVDLYVATQWLHVDQRQICLALGMPKELVRLTLAGVGGAFGGREDLSVHVHACLLALRTGKPVKMSYGREESFYGHVHRHPATMTYEFGAERDGTLVYARAHVLLDGGAYASSTAAVVGNAGTLGLGPYRFPSVAVDAYGVFTHNPPCGAMRGFGCVQAAFAHEALMDELAAAVGVDPVEIRRRNGVQEGDRNITGQVIDSTAPVAELLQRVADLPLPPALPGQPDLRDLPGAVGNTTHGEGVRRGVGYSVTYKNVGFSEGFDDYSTARVRLQVTGGEAVATVHTAAAEVGQGLVTVQQQIARTELGVERVVVVPADTAVGSAGSTSASRQTYVTGGAVKAACEAVRTAVLQRAAVALGRPVAGLALDGDKVVGAGGEVLAGLADVLGDDAVEETVEWRHRPTHAVDPETGQGDAHVQFAFSAHRAVVDVDVELGLVKVVALDTAQDVGKAINPDAVVGQIHGGSAQGMGLALMEEVVVTDGHVRNPSFTDYLLPTILDVPPMQVEVLEYADPHAPYGVRGVGEPPTISSGPAVAAAVRAACGRPLRRVPIRPEHITGT